From one Branchiostoma floridae strain S238N-H82 chromosome 3, Bfl_VNyyK, whole genome shotgun sequence genomic stretch:
- the LOC118411760 gene encoding fumarylacetoacetase-like produces MENSANAAKKPKLVTMSFVPVPEKSHFPIQNLPYGVFSTKSNPCHRLGVAIGEQILDLSAVKDLFTGPELSGKQHVFEEPTLNAFMSLGSAAWKEGRATLQKLLSADEPTLRDNADLRTRALVPQADATMHLPATIGDYTDFYSSRQHATNVGTMFRGPDNALMPNWLHLPVGYHGRASSVVVSGTPVRRPCGQTRPDESKPPTYGPCKLLDIELEMAFFVGPPNELGQPIPVSKAQDHIFGMVVMNDWSARDIQKWEYVPLGPFLGKSFSTSISPWVVTMDALMPFVVDNAKQDDPPILPYLQHKDKYNFDIKLSAAVRAEGMAEPAVICNSNYKYLYWTMKQQLAHHTVNGCSMRPGDLLASGTISGETEDSYGSMLELCWKGTKEIDIGGGQTRKFLKDGDEVILSGYCQGEGYRVGFGECTGKILPAHTS; encoded by the exons ATGGAAAACTCAGCTAACGCTGCAAAGAAACCCAAACTGGTGACCATGTCGTTCGTTCCCGTGCCAGAGAAGAGCCACTTCCCCATCCAGAACCTGCCGTATGGAGTGTTCTCCACCAAGAGCAAT CCTTGCCACAGGCTTGGAGTGGCCATCGGTGAGCAGATTTTGGACCTGAGTGCGGTGAAGGACCTGTTTACTGGGCCTGAGCTGAGTGGTAAACAACATGTGTTTGAAGAG CCCACCCTGAATGCCTTCATGTCCCTGGGGTCAGCTGCGTGGAAGGAAGGCCGTGCCACTCTGCAGAAACTGCTGTCTGCAGATGAACCGACTCTCAGGGACAATGCTGACCTCAGGACAAG GGCATTAGTTCCACAGGCCGATGCTACGATGCACCTTCCTGCAACCATTG GCGACTACACGGATTTCTACTCCTCTCGTCAACATGCCACCAATGTCGGTACTATGTTCAGAGGACCTGACAATGCCCTGATGCCAAACTG GCTCCACTTGCCTGTTGGTTACCATGGGCGTGCCTCCTCAGTAGTGGTGTCCGGTACCCCGGTCAGGAGGCCATGTGGGCAGACAAGGCCAGACGAAT CTAAGCCACCAACCTATGGGCCATGCAAGCTCCTGGACATTGAACTGGAGATG GCTTTCTTTGTCGGACCACCCAATGAGCTTGGACAGCCCATTCCAGTATCCAAGGCTCAGGACCACATCTTTGGCATGGTCGTCATGAATGACTGGAGTG CCCGAGACATCCAGAAGTGGGAGTATGTTCCGTTGGGGCCATTTCTGGGGAAATCCTTCTCCACCTCGATCTCCCCCTGGGTTGTCACCATGGACGCGCTCATGCCGTTTGTTGTGGATAATGCCAAGCAG GATGACCCCCCAATCCTGCCATACCTCCAACATAAGGATAAATACAACTTTGACATCAAGCTGTCTGCTGCTGTCAGGGCAGAAGGGATGGCAGAACCTGCAGTCATCTGTAACTCAAACTACAAG TACCTGTACTGGACCATGAAACAACAGCTGGCTCACCACACGGTGAACGGCTGCAGCATGAGACCAGGAGACCTGCTGGCCTCCGGAACCATCAGTGGGGAG ACTGAAGACTCCTATGGCTCCATGTTGGAGCTCTGCTGGAAGGGAACCAAGGAAATAGATATCGGTGGGGGACAGACTCGTAAGTTCCTCAAGGACGGAGACGAAGTCATTTTGTCGG GGTACTGCCAGGGAGAAGGATACCGGGTTGGTTTTGGAGAATGCACAGGAAAGATCCTTCCAGCTCACACATCTTAA